Sequence from the Colletotrichum higginsianum IMI 349063 chromosome 6, whole genome shotgun sequence genome:
CCGCGGGCTCGCACTCTCCACGCACCGCTGAAGTTCATCTCGAACCTTTTGAGAGAATCGCGGATGAGATCGGCAACGTCTGTGTTGCCGATGTAGCCGATAGTAGCGTCGTGCTTGATCCAGAACGCACACGCATTCTTGCCGGATGGGTGGGTCTTGAGGAGCCAAGTTGCCCGGCCGTTGGCGTGATGGTGGTTGTAGGTTTTGAAGAACCCgttgttggccttggcccACTCCATCAACACCCTGCAGCGCCCAGTGGTCGGCGCATTAGGACCCGTGTCTTTGATGAAGCTGCTGGACCCACACTCGTCCTTGGCGCGGCCGTCCGGGAACCAAAGGGGCTCCATGACGGTGGTCTGTCTCTCGTGCATTGCCGGAGTGGTGCCGGGGGCAGTGTCATCCACCAAGGCTCCGTTGATCAACTGAAACGACGCAGAACGGGGTGGTAATTAGCTGACTGGCTTTCCAAGAAACCAAGGGCAAAGGTGGCTTGCAACAACTCACAATCTCGTACGTCTCTCCATCGGATGTTGTAAATTGCTCCGTCCTCACGTGGTCGCtgtcggaggaggaggcatcGAGGGCTGTCGTTGCATCCTGCGTcggggcggcagcgacggccTGGAGAAGCAGAGGCAAGAGAAGGGTTGAGAGAAGCATCTTGGTATCAGGGTCCCCGGGAGAGCGATGGTTGACAAGGTTGAAGCTGTGCCTGGTGTCGAGAGCAAAGAAGAAATTCCGAAGCAGAAGCCGAACGTGTCGAGTATATATAGGTAGGAAAAAGAACATGGCCTTGGCTCGGCAAGACCGTCGCGTGAGAGCATCACCTCCGGCTCGGCCATTTGCGAAGGAAGTGACAGAGAGAAGTCAACTTTGCCGCAGGACCCAGGCAAGTTGAGCGTCTACCTACCCAGGTTGACGATATTAAGTAACATCAAGCCCAACATCCACACCAAATCGCCCGGCTACTATGATGAGTGTGTATCTACCCGCCTACCGCCAGACGATGAATAGAATGATCCATACCAAAGATGGACCGAAGATACGAAATCACGCTCGCTCATTGTTTAGGCAACCAGAGTTGAGGCTTGTCGCTCATGTCGGCTATGCACGTGGCTGGGAACAGCGGCCTTGCAGAGACTAGCAAGTGCCTTGGCCGCAGGGACTAGTGTGGTTTTTTTGGACAGTATTGTAACGTCGGCAAGCAACGTTGGGAGGAGTGCTACATGCAGTTAGGTCGTCCGTTCTGTGCCGCTATCCCCCCCTGCACGCTGCCGGAGGATTTGTGTGGACCTTGAGGCCTGGTCCCTGGAgcgtggccggccggccagcacGGCCGAACGGCCCGGTCCATTACGGGGTCTAGCCCGCAACGTCGGTGGGGCCAGGCTGCAGAAATTCTGGGTTCGACTAACAGTCCGGGCAACATGCCCAGACTGAACCCATCGTGAGAGCGGGGTTTTACTGGTGCGGCACGCTCGACTGTCCGATATGGGGTGTTTGGGCTGTGACTATTCTCGGCTCCTGAGTTCCTGATACCAACTGTATCCAGCCGCGCGGCTTGCTCAATTCTCTGCCGGCGGACAATTAGATCGCAATATCACCTACACTGGTGCCAAATTAATACGTCAAACTATGAGGCGTCGAGCGTTTCGATGTCTTCTGGGGAAGCTAACAAACGCCATAGCGACTATCCGTCACTCAGACTGCAGCCCATTGATATACTGGATGCAGCCACGCGGCGAACATTTTCATTTAGACTGATTGCTGTTTGGTTACGCCAATGTTCTTGAGCGTTATAATTACCCCTAGCTGATTAAGGAGACAACTGGCAGTAGAATTAGAGGGAAGAAATTAGTGCGCGTACTAGGCTCTTTCTTTACTCTGTCCTGCTGCAGGCGACTATAGTTGAGTAGCTAGctataataaatactaaaCTGTTAActacctacttactataCTGCCCCCCTTATTACTGAGCTGGATAATACATACAACTTCTGTTGATTATGACGACTTAGCAACTGACAGTAGTGCGAGGTACATTAGAGCCTAGTAAAGATAAGGCTGTATAGCCTCTAGACTGTATAGGCTATTTACTTAGGTACTCTAGAGTACAGTATGTCTATTGTGAGTAGGTGTAAACTAGGATTCAGTATTTAGTCTGAACTTAAGTAGGAATAAAGCTGCCTTAGTATAGTAATAGGTCCAGTTGGGCTTATTAGTACCCTATAGCTACTGAAAATAGCATCCCTAGAATAGAAACTTGTGCGACCTTCCTGCATGCCTATTAAATTTAGGCAATTATAATTAAGAATAGAGAGTAGAATAGGAACTAGAGACAAGTAGCTTTAATGCAATGTGCATTAAGACTACTAAGTCTACCCTAGGGCTAGGGCTTTAGCCTAATGCGCGCAGCGGTAGGTCGCTAGCAGCAGTGGGTCCTGGGGGGTTCAGTATAGCGCAGGGTTAGGCCTATACTACACCCCTGCAGGCTTTTTTTTCCCTAGTGCACTCAGCCCCCTGCAGGCTAGTAATACAATAGGCAGCGCACAGGCACCCCTTAGGCAGCTAGTTATGCAATAGGTAGTACAATAGGTAGTATAGGGTAGCTAATTATACAATAGGTAGTATAATAGGTAGTATAGAGTAGCTagttatataataagtagtaCTTAAGCCCCTAATTAGTTATACACTAAGTAGTATATAGCTCCTagctaattatataataggctatatatagtacttagctaattatataataagtagtatatagtacttagttaattatataataagtagtatTTAAGCCCCTAATTAGTTGCATTATAGGCAGCCTATAGTACCTAATTAGTACTTACTATAGTACTCTTTAGAGAGAAAGTAAAATATAAAATTCTAAAGAGAataacgtggctgataagcgagtcgatcagacaagcgagtcgatcacccaaccacgactacattacaaacccaagaagacatcaatatcaacaccACTAGATCAATTAACGCTACTAagaattctcttcctcagtcgtttctacatcaaactgacacgttcgcgcattgtgtcctgtgtttccgcacacgccacaccgtcgttgacccgattcagtccttggcttacgaccactcctccgacgcgtttcctcataaacctgtgctgttgcgtccctctgcgactgtatatcctctgcatcagctacagtaagacttcctccttgctggagacgcattttcttagctctccgacgtcggcttagtgtgctgttttcctctcgaagagttttgttctccgccctcaggaatgcattctcatgcattattcctagtgttcctttaagaatatagtcaacgtcgttattgataggtgttggggagctattttgatgacgggcaattcgatccttgatcagtgttgactgagaagttgcttctgttgggttgtttggtgtcctggaaacccaagggagcggtgttgttggaagtgatcctggaggcgttggagtgcgtaacttgacgtccagctttgataatacactttctgcactcagagggacaagcccggagcctctgaaacctccctggatattctttcccgtaagtgcttgtgtaaaggcctcacgaaacgctggaaagaagtcttccttcgtaatatgggttacacctcgccgcatcttatcctcaatttgtcgaccgtacgccgttttgagaggcccaaagcatcctacatctaagggctgaagtagatgagatgaatgagccggcatacagagtgtgacgatgttactctcctgacaatatagctcaaaacctgcggagtggtggctttcatgcccatcgacgatgaggaggcgatgaggacctcttgcacgtggctttgaatgacaatcgaagtgtttgacccaatttaggcctatctcgtttgttgtccatccgttTTCAGATGTTGCGATAACCCAGTCGTGTGGGAGATCTGTTTCAGTGTACCAGGTTGAGAGGTGATAATGGCCTGCAACGATGATGTATGGCGGGACGCTGTAGCCTGACGAACTTATGGCTTGGAtaactgtaacccattcccgattaccaggctgcaccattttcgtgtttgatcgcctttcagcactcgttacaaccatgccagctgcgatctggcccatcatgaaaccagtctcatcaaagttgtaGATATCAGACTCTTGGATACCGTACTTTACGATTGTGTTCTTCACAAGGGCAAACCAGCTGCAAATAGCCTGTGGATCTTCGCATTGGGCTCTCTTGTAGTCATACTTGCGAAAAAAACGCGTCCGaagctgtggttgtcgtttgatgaagttcgacgcccagcgcttcccaaccggtcgcgcgccacggtcggcaagcaggtgattggccatttcttcaacaccactgatccggggaggaaacgatcgggcatctaggtcaagaatgtacttaactagcttctcttcttcaagcagcgtcaaATTCCGTAATTTCGGCATGATGTCGCGTCGCGAAGGTTTTCCATTAAGTCGGTCGCGTAATGTTGTGAAGGGTACTGAATAGatccgtgctgcagctcgaatactaagatttggagtgtttttaatcgcttgaaccgctaggatcaattgcgcttctttgtttgatgacgacattctttatggtcgatggacgtgtgttgaaagcgggaagatggtatgatcgcggttgggtgatcgactcgcttgtctgatcgactcgcttatcagccacgttaaCTACTctatacttatagtataacgtagttcacaagtgaatgaatcacacaagtgagtgaatCACTTTTCTAGACTTTGTACGACCTACCTTTCCCTTTAattttctccacctacaactatggtacGACATTCAAACgaaagcgatttagtcctagcgctTAATGCGCTCAAATCAAacccaaaattaagcgtgcgaaaggctgcatctcactatAATGTGTCATTCTCTACCCTCCAGCGACGAAAACACGGCCAACCTGCCAGACGCGAcatccgaccaccctgccagaatttaacctcgtacgaagaggagactaTTGTGCAATACATTattgacctggattcgcgagcattttcgccacgccttagtgctgttcgagaaatggccgatcgactgcttcgcgaccgcggcgcgcgacgcgtcggaacaaactgggcctcaaacttcgtacgacgacgacctgagctccagacgcgttttaatcgaagaatcgactatcagagagtcctctgcgaagatccggacgcgtatcgcgcgtggttttccctcgtacaaaacacaattgcgaagtacgggatagacgataccgatatctataacttcgatgagactgggtttgcgatgggcaagatgtcctctgaaatggttgttacagcctctgaacgacgtggcaagccaagaggagcacaacaagggaatcaggaatgggttacagtaatccagggcattgggtcgtgcggctattctatcccgccgtacatcatctttgcaggcaaggtccatcttgactcctggacgtgcgacagccccctcccacccgactgggtaattacacttacagaaaatggttggacgacaaatgagaaaggcctagaatgggtacagcactttgatttccatacaaggagtcgtacgaagggtgcttaccgcctcctcatccttgatggccacgaaagccaccattctgtcgattttgagctatactgcaaggagcagaacattattacgctctgtatgccccctcattcatcgcacaagctccagcctcttgatgttgggtgctttagtcccttaaaacgggcgtacAGCCAAGAAATCgaggtccttatgcgggtgcacattacgcatattgcaaaggaagacttcctcccagccttttataaggcgtacgacaaggcaatgacaacatcaaacattcaagcaggctttagagcaactggccttgtcccgtacgatccggaatatgtgatttcacagctagatgtgaagcttcgtacgccatcacctccaggttcttctgctggcttaccagcagcttgggtcccaaagacgccaaacaacccaattgagTTTgattcacattctgattttattacgaatcgcatcgtacgacatcagaatagctccccaacgtcaattattgggtatatgcagcagctgaagaaaggaattatggtggtagcccataaccaggttttgatgcaggcacaaatgactgagtatcaagaggcaaatgagcgtatgagccgccgtcgccgtacgaaaaaaaaaacagcttcagaaaggtggaacacttacaatcaatcaggcaaaagATATAAAGTCTCAAATTGATGTAACAgagcagttacaggtagaaacaggtcaaagtagtggtcgtgcgaggaggacagaaacgcgcgcgcgacgatgtggcatctgcggagagactggacataatgctcgcacatgtcagaaagttgaatctacctctgaagaagaggattctaaatagttTGAATTAATTTAAGGTGTTATGGTTAatttctcttacactttgtcgtacgggtgctagaaaagtgattcactcacttgtgtgattcattcacttgtgaactacgttatatACTTACTCCTTCTactaatataagtattagcCCCTATTACTCTAAATTACTACTCCCCCCCTTAGTAGCTTATACTTTAGTATAGTCTAAAGTAGTACTctaattttattaatagtaaattAAGTAAACTTAAGAGCTAGtaataaatttatatatatagtcCCTATAGTATACCTCTCTCTACTGTAGTATTAAATagttattaataatatactagtaagtactatacttactattagtagtagtattctaattatagtattagATTACTACCTCCTTATAAGTGTACTTTAGAGTAAAGTTAGCCTACtaggtagtagtagtattaCTACTTAAGAGCTTATTAGGCTAACtagtatagtactataactaagaataaaggagcttattaataaaaatatatatatacttaattgtatatatctctataattaaaagagatataagtaaatagtttttatatttagaatccttataattttagctatagaTTAGCGTATTATTTATCTTCATACCttgtatataaggatttacaAATATACTAGTCTATATATAGATTAGTAAAGTATTCTAGACTAGCCCTTTATACTAAGGACTTTAACCCTTTATACTagataaatacactatactataagtatatttTTATACGTAATAAcctataataatatataataatatagatATTAGAATAATACAATTATATAACTGTATAATACCTACAACTTAGAGGGGGGGTATACAGATTGGATAGTGCAGTATTTACTTATGCGCAAGGGAATTACCTCTTTACTTAGCCTAAATAACTTAAGCCTAAATAAGATAGTATATCTATCTTGTATAATACTTATCTTATAGTTAGAAAGGACAGTTATAGATATTATTCTTTAGTTTACCCTACATTTTTAAGTACCTATATGTATGTATAAAGcctatttaatactaattagtaattacttagtaattatataagattactttatataattacaGATTAGTAAGAGTAAAGAGATAAgaattaatatactaaatattgtatattaatatacttaaattctACTTATTATTGCCTTCTAGTAAGAACTAGATAAATAGAGTAAGACATTTTATACTAATTCCTTATTCCTACTTACTATTGCCTTCTAGTAAGAATTAAGTACTAAGAATAAGACAattactactatagtattGTAGAAAAAGAATCTCTATTATTGCCTTCTAGTAAGAACTAAATAGAGACCtctattatataatatttagagtatatagtatatactaaagtataaaagataataataataacttAATACTGTATAATACAATATAATTACTACTATAGCTACTTTAGAAGAATTAGAGGCAGACTAATAGAATTAACTCTAAGAGAAAGAACCTTAcctacttatatataaagagaTAGATACTAAAAGCTAAattctacttattatatagaGGAAGATAATAAATTTAAAGTATTAGGGCaatttaattaatattaataaggAACTAAATTAAGAGGAGTTAATAATATACATTAgatatattattatagagattctttatattaatagtaaaaGAGATCTATTAAAGACAACTCTATATAAAGACTTTTACTATTAGATATTAACCTAATAGGACTATATTAGTTAACCCTTTAGagtagaatttatataaattcttAAATTAAAAGAATTCTATTTTAATTCTATACAGAGtttaatataataaattaTAGACTTAATTTAGGCAATTACTTAGGAGTTTACTACTTAGGATAAGTAACTTACTCTTTATACAATAATTACTCTAGAATAAATTttaataactataaatacacttatttaaaattttaaattaattattcTTTAGACTGCAGCTAAACTAGCAATAgacttaattaagtacttatataatatataaataagtTAAGAATTAATTATCTAAAATTAGCAACTAGCTGTATAAAATATACTACTAGGGATAAAATTTACTTAGGAGGTATTACAAtctattaaatataataggACTAGGGGACGCTCTATAGGGCACTTAGTAGTTATAGATAAGTTATATACAACTAGATATAGGAAATAGAGCGGCCCCTCTAGTAATAGAAGAACTATAGTATAAGTTATATAGAGATAAAATTATACATAAGTACTGCCTCTTAGTAGTAAGtacttattcttaataataagtaCTTACTACTAACTAGAACTAATTATAGCTACTAAGGAAGACTATAATAGGACTTATTAATTAAGATAGTTAGGTTTAGGATTAGGATAAAtattttaaataaatttCTTATTAACCTTCTCTTAAAGTAAAAGTTAGTAACTAGCTTAGGTATTTTAATTTTTAAGCTTATAAAAgaaaaataaataaatttTAACTTATTTCTATTTTTCTTTTTAATACTTAAATATTAAAAGTATTTAAGCTAATTACTAATTTTTACTTAAAAATATAAAAGATTCTTTTTCTAAATTTATTttaattactactactaactTAAATTATTCTCTACCCTACTAAATTTATTttaattactactactaattTAAATTATTCTCTACTCTACTAAATTTATTttaattactactactaactTAAATTATTCTCTACTCTACTAAATTTATTttaattactactactaactTAAATTATTCTCTACTCTACTAGAATTTAAGACTACTTAGCCTTAAAATTAAAGTTAGACCTCTTTAATAGTAGCCTCTTATACTTCTTCTATAAACtctataattaataattttaCTATTTCTaccttcttcctcccttcCTATACTAAGGctaatacttttataaacTTAAGTAGTTCCCTATTTAATACTCTATTTATAATACTATCTTTTACTATAAGATATACTCTATACAATTGTAGTATTTTATAAATAAGTAAATTGCAAATTATCTCTAGCTTATCTCTTTTAGAAGACTTAAGCTTTAAAGTCTCTTATTTACTCTTAAGCTACTTATACTAAGAATTTAAATTCTTAAGTAAGAATATAAGAATTCTAAGGCTAAAAGTATTTACTAATACTCTAAGAGGAGTATATTAGTAAATAGTATTCTTAAAAGTTTAACTCTCTATTAGACTAAGTTTAGTAGTAAAATAGTCTATAAGGTAATTATTAAGactttttc
This genomic interval carries:
- a CDS encoding putative Class V chitinase codes for the protein MLLSTLLLPLLLQAVAAAPTQDATTALDASSSDSDHVRTEQFTTSDGETYEILINGALVDDTAPGTTPAMHERQTTVMEPLWFPDGRAKDECGSSSFIKDTGPNAPTTGRCRVLMEWAKANNGFFKTYNHHHANGRATWLLKTHPSGKNACAFWIKHDATIGYIGNTDVADLIRDSLKRFEMNFSGAWRVRARGETTCNGYAPGRHKASFTWWVDNE